A segment of the Panacibacter ginsenosidivorans genome:
GGTATATACGGTTCCGTTGGTAGAATAAAATTGTTTATTTAATGTTTGAGCAGCTAGAAAATTGAAAGCAAAAAAATTTAAAACGGAAAAAAGAAAAATGATTTTAGTTTTCATCGGGGGTTGCTTTTTAAGGAATGGCTAATATACAAACAACTACTTATTTCATTTTTACTTGTTGCTTAATTTTTGATAAAAACCTGTTGCTAAACTATCACGAAAAAATTAAATGGAATTAGAAAGCTGTATTTTATAAGAATATCTTTTCCCAACTTAGCCAATAGCCAAGCTTTCGTTGCGTCGCACACTTGTACTGAAGAAATTATGGCGACATTGCGTATCGATTATTATAAGCCTTCAATTATGAAACAATATCAAATTGTTGAATTATTAGTTGACTTAAATCCTGTAATCAAAAAAGGAATGATAGGTGTTATACTTGAGATTTGGAACAATGAAAACTTTGAGGCAGAATTTTTAGATTATGAAGGATTCAATTACACATATAATGGTAACGCAACTTTTCCTTTGAATATTAAGGATGTGAGATTATTATAATTGCCTGTTCTGAACTTTGGGATATTTCACACACTAAGTCTAACATAAAAAATTAAGAATCGCCAAATTTTTCACTACTGCTTTGAGGGTTTTGATCTTGCCATCTTTCTTGTGGTGTCAATTTTGTGTCTCTTTTTATCGCACTATTGAAACCTATTCCTAAAGCAATTCCAGAAACAATGAAAACAGCGAGTGCATGTTCAGGGGTAGTTATTTCATGCCTCTCCATATTGTATTTAAAACCAAAAAAATGATAACAAATAAGAGCTAAAACTGCAAAACTGCATGCAATTGTAATAATCTTATTTATTAATGAAATTGGTTTAAGAAAAGTTTTATTATAATAGCTGATAAGGAAACGTGGTATAAAATAGCATACAACCAGACCTATTAGGTTTGCAGCTTCTTCAAAACAATACCAAAAAACATAGCTCCAATTCATAAGTCATTTCGGGGATTACTGTAAAAGAGTTCCATGTAAAGTTATTTCTAAATATTTACCTTTTGTAATGTCCTACATACTTAGCTTCTGTTAAGCCGCTCATAGCATCAACTGTACAAGAGTGCGACGCAAGAGTTGATGCTATGAAAAACTTATGTTTGGTTCATACACCTTCGTTAAAACTTCGGTGTACAAGAAAAATTATTCCTGCACTTCTACCCACTTGCCTCTTACGCCACCACTGATGGTATGATCGTACATGGCTTCTGCATATACGCCGGGCCAGAAATATTTGCCGGGATATGCTGCGTTTAACTGCACATAATAAGTGAGCGTTTCATTTTGTTTGAGATCGAAATAATGATACACACGATCGTCGCGTATATCCATGTAATCGCTGGGCGAAGATTGATATGCACCTTCGCTATTGTATAATCTTGTGTTGAGAATTTCCCACCCACTCGGGAATATTTGTGTAAGCGCCATCTCTGTATAAGTGCCGCGCAGACCGGGATTTTTGATAGTGACCTTTGCCATGAAATCTGTGCCCTGCTTTACTTTGCTGATGTCAATGGATTGACCAGCGGTGTTGAGATAATTTACAGACACGAATAAAATATTCGGATTGTTGACAACGGGAATGGTATCGTTACTCAATGGTTTGCCTTCGTTGATGATGCGCACATACAACGTGTTGCTGCCCTTGTTGGTTAACTGCACAGCGCCTTTATTATTTTGCCATGCAATGTTTGTTTGCGAAACAACACTGCCTGAATTGATGTTTAATTTTTGTGTGCCTGCATTGCCCGTTGCGATGATCTTCTTTTCATCTTTATTGTTACCACTGAATTTTGCAATAGCAATTAATGCATACGCTGTTGTTTGTGTGCTGTACCAATCATCCTGCGATAATTTATTGGCAACAGTTCTTACCAATTGTTCGCCTTCTGCTTTGCGGTTCATGAGCGTAAGTGTTTCGAGCACCATTGCCTGGTCGCGGAGATCACTGCCGAATGTAATACCTGTATAATCTCTCTTTGGAAAATTAGTTGATAATCCACTGATGAGTTGTAAGGCAACTTTTGACTGACCAACAAGTTGGTATGCTGCAGCCAGTCTCCATTTTGCTTCTGGTGTTAAGAATTTAAATTCTTTTAAACGGTTCATTGCACCAAGCTCAGGAGCTTTTGCCAATGCAAGCAAATACAAACGATATGATTGCATGAGATCAGTTCCATACCATGGCGCTGATGTTACATTCCATGCAACTGCTTTGTTGCGTTCATAAACTTTCCATGCCTGCAACATAGATGATGAAACCACATAACCACGTGCAGATGCTTCGAGTAAGAAATTGCCTGCATAGTTGGTGCCCCATTCATCGCTGTTGTCTCCGCCGGGCCAGTAACTAAAGCCGCCATCGCTCTGCTGGAAGTTGCTGAGTTTACCGAGCCCTGCACGGATATTGGCATCGATTCTTACTTTATCCTGTTCGTCAAGATCCATAAGCTGATTCAATACCAGTTGGGGAAATACAGATGATGTTGTTTGTTCAATGCAACCATGAGGGTACTGAATAAGATAGTCCAAGCGCTTTGCAAGATTAATCGCAGGTATGCTGGAGATTTCTAACGTTACTTTACTGCTGCTTGCATCGCCGATCATAGCAACATTGCTGTTCCATGATTGTCCCGCCTGTAGTGTTGCTTCTGTAACTTGTGTTATTGGTGGATTGGGATTACGAATATCTATTTCAACTTCTGTTACAGATTGCTCTTTACCTGCTGTTGCAACGATCTTTACTTTACCAATGCCGGTATTGGGCTTTACTTTGGCGGTGAAGTAAACAAGCTGTTCACCAGTGCCACTAAAGCTTATATTTTGTGTACCACCAGCCTGTATGAATGGATTGCTTTGGAGGCTGAGACTTACATAGTGAATATTATTATCAGTAGCAAAAACTGTAACAGGAATTTTCAATTCTTCATTTGGTCCGAGTACACGTGGCATTGTTGCTAGTAACATTAACGGCTTCTTTACAGTAACTGCTTTTTCTGCCATGCCGTAAGCATTATCGCCTGCGGCAATAACCATTGCTTTTACACTGCCCATATAAGGAGGTAATGTAAACTCATGTGTTTTGCTGCCGCCATTTAATTTGAATGGTCCCATGAATTGCACAACAGGTTTAAAGCGGTTGGCTCTCCTTGTTTTGCTTGCAAGCTCAGCTTCAGCATCGCCACCTATTGTTAAGATGCGTTGCAGTTCTGCGCCCCATGCACCGATTACATCATCATATACATCCCAACTTTTTACACCCAATGCTTCTTTGGCATAAAATGCATCATGTGGGTTTGGTGTTTTAAAATGTGTGAGATCGAGCAAGCCTTCATCAACAATAGCAATTACATAGGTCATGTTTTTATTCGATGCTTCCGAAACAGTGATCGTACTTTTTTGTTCCGGTCTTATCGCATCAGCCATTCTTATAACAGGTTTTAGTATGGTGCTTTTATCTTCTACCATTATCGGTATTACACCATACATTCTTATCGGCAGATCATTGACTGTTTGTGCATGTGGCTGTATCAAACTTACATTTACATAAATATTCGGACTCATACTCGCATCTGCTTTGAAAGAAAATTTTGTTTGTCCCTGTGTTGTTTTAACCTGGTAAGTTTTTAAAACTTTGCTGCCACTTTCAATACTGATCAATGCCTTGCCATCTTTACTTGTAGGAATAGTAAGTTGTACATCGTCACCAACGTTGTAGGTCTCTTTGTCAGCTGTAAAAGATAACATGGCTGCGGCAGAAGGATCATTGTTATCACCACGGCTTTGCCAACCATAATCATCTACATAAAATGTGCTGCCTGTTGTATGACCGCTGCGTGTGTCTTTTATGAGAACGAGATACCGACCCCAATCATCTTCATCAAAATGAACATTATAAAAACCTTTACCATTACTGATGTTCAATGTATCTTTTCTAATCAGCTTATTGTATTCGTTCTGTGTAAAGTTGCTAAGATCATCACCGCTGTTATCCCACCACCAGTTCCAACGAATTTTATATAATTGTACTTCAAGCCTTGTAGAGCCATTTGTTGGAGAGCCTTTTGTATCAACATCTGCAATATCAAACTTGTGTGTTTTACCACTTAATAAAAAGCCCCATGTTTTATCACCTTCAGGCACATGCACACCCACATAAGATGAGTATGGATTGAATGGCATGGAAATATTATCAATGCTAAAATTGCCGCCGGGCTCAAATACTTTTACCATGAGGTTGGCGAGTAATTGTCCGGGAGCATCTTCACCAACTTCGAATTTTGGATTAACCGGTGCAGTACCTTCTGCGCTTAAAGTGCCATCAAAAATTGTTTTTGATTGTGGTGTGAATGATGAAGTAGGATCATCAAAAACATAATCTTTAAATTTAGGAAAACTGGTTGTTCTTTTATATAACTGTGCGTCCACTTTTGCTTTCAGGTTTTGTGCAGTTGCGCCGAATAACCATTTTGCAGTAAGTGTTCCTGCTGTTGTAACATTTTCGCCTAAAGCATCAGCATTGCCAAAATTGAGATCGATCTTTAAACGATTTGGCATTACGGTTTCTATCTTCAGTTTCTTTTCAAATGTAGCGCCACCAAGCTTTACGCGACAGATCCAGTTACCGGTTGGAGCATCAACATCTGTTGCTGTTCTAAAAACGTTGAAACCATCATTTGCATTTGTCTGTACGATCTTTTTATACAATTGACCTTTCGGTGAAAGCAATTCCATTTCAATAGGATGATCAGCAGGTAGTTTATTATCCTTATCATCAACTATACAACTCAGGAATAAACTGTCGCCCGGTCGCCACACACCACGCTCACCGAAGATGAAGGCTTTGATTCCATTTTTTATTTCATCTCCGGAAACATCAAAGCGACTTAAGGGTAACGAACTTCCATCATCTAATTTTAAATAACTTTTTTCATTACCACTTTTTGCAACTAGTAAATATGGCTTGCGTTTTAACTGGAGCATAGCAAGACCATCACCATCCGTTGTTCCTTTAGCAATGATCTGTTGCTGGTAATCCAATACCTGTAACTCAACATTCTTCAGAGACTCTGTAGTAATGATATTGTTTGCGGATACAAACAAACTATTGTCATTCCCTCTTTTTGCAGTCAACCCAATATTTGTTGCAAGAATATTTCTGCTGGCAAATCTTTCTTTGTTGTAATAAGACTGGTGACAAGGATTATCTCTTTGCTGCCAGTTATAACCATAAGGGTAGTAATCATCATATCTTCTCCAGAAAGCTGATTCCTCATCTACTTCATTGTCTTCATCACTCGTGTAATAATAATCGTAATCATCTTCGTCATCTTTTCCCATGTTTGCACAAGTATATAAAGAATACTCTGGCCTGAAACCAATATATACACGATAAATAGCGCCTGGCTCTGTTCTTATATATTTGTCAAGATCAAGTGAGAATTTATTTGTCTTATGCAAATTCAAACTTTGATCATTGTCTAATTTTATAGTAGCCTGCACCAATGGTGTTCCTACTTTTCTAAGATTGCTTTCACCGTTTAGTTTATTATCCTGTAAGAATTGTGCAACATTGTTTTCATAGATCTTTATAATAGAAACATCAACTGCTTTCAAGTCTGTTGCTTCAAACGGCAATACCAATTTGCCAGTGCTATTTGGTAGTATGCTTCCACGCCCCTGAATTTTTACAGCAGGTAAACGATTCTCAAAAAATACATTTGCAGTAAATGCTTTTTCCAATTTGTCTCCCCACTGATTTTCTATTCCTTCCAGAACATTGATCGTGTAATTTCCATCAAGCTTGTCTGATGTATACACTTTTACCTCGCTGCCAAGAATTGTATAACTAATACTTTCATTGTTGCTGATGTTTATTAAGCCATCTAATGCCTGACCAACAGCGATAGGATCGCTGAATTGAATCAATGCATATTGTTCTTCTTCCTGTATGGCTTTTATTTCCAGCACCCGGAAATCGCCAATAGCAGGCACAACAATTTCTTTGTTGCCCGTAAAATCTTTTACACCCAATGCATCACCATTCCAGTTAAGTAATAATGTTGCTGCACTGTTTGCTCTTTCAATATTGTTTATAGTAAACTCGTGGGTTTTGTTTGCTTCATTATGTTGCCAGGCAATATTCAATGCTTTATCATTAACTGAAGCACTCAATAGTTTTTCAACTTTTGCAGATTCTTCCACATCAGCCGTTGATAAAGTGCCGCTTAATGTCATATTGTTTTTGCTGTTACTGTGCAAGCCATTATCCTGCACTTCAAATGAAGGTTTGATTGTTTGCACATTGAATGTAAACGTTTCAAATTTCGATGGCACATTCATTACTTTGCCAAGTTTGAATGAAACTTCATAAAGCTGATCTGCGCTAAGATCCTTATCTGGCTTGAATTCTATTGTTCTTGTGTCTACCCAATATGCTTTGCCGTCAACAGCAGGCGAGAAAGTAAAGAGTGCATCTTTCACGACTTCATTCAAAGTATGTGTAACACTTGCATCCGATGCAAGTTGTATACGCACTGTATTTTTCTTTGATACAACTCCCGATGTGTACGAATCAATATACTGGCTGAATGCCGGGTCCACTTCTGCAAGCTTTGGTTTTGTGTTGCAGGAAAATAAAATGATCAATAATAATAGCGAAAGACTGCTGCTCATTTTGCAGAGCAGTGTGCAATGATGCGCTTCCATATGTGCAGGGAATTGTTTGAAGGTTGTTTGTATAAATACAATAGAAAATTAAGCAATCTATTTTGATGCAAAAAGAAATATTTGTTAATGATGTTTTGTAGCCTGGCAGCAGAATATACATGATGCTTTTCTTGCGTCGCACTCTTGTACCGGTGAAAAGTAAATGGGACAATGGTGAATAAAAACATATACAATTTTATTGACGATTCGCCATTGACGATTCATGATGTGAAGGTACAAGAGTGCGACGCAACGGAAGTTTAATAGCAGCACTTCGGCGGGGCCCATAAATTATTGAAAAAATAAAAGGCTGCCTTTTTGAGACAGCCTTTATCAAATATTGTTTTTTTATTTAGAAACGTTTTTTAAAACCCTGGTTGCGGTTGTTGTTTCTCTTATCGCCACCACCACGATTATCTCTCATATCGCGACCGCCATTGCTGCGGTTACTGCCACCACCACGGTTATCACGGCTGTCTCTGCTATCTCTTCCACCGGTACTTCTACCGCCGTTGCTGCGCCCGCCCATATAACTTTGTTGCCTTCCGCCACGATCACGATCGCCGCCTCTGCCGCCACCTCTGCTGCTGTAATCATCACGTTCAAAATTCTGGTTGCGGTGTTTGATGTATGGTGTATTACTAAATTCAAGCTGACCACCAGTTATAGTATTCATTTCACTTCGAATAGCATCATCATGCACCAGTTCTTTGTGCCAGTTGCTGTAAGCAAGTTTCATATAGTAAGCTATTGCATTCGCAAAACCAGCTTTCTTTTCCGGGTTCTCTTCTTTCAGCGCCTTGTTTACAACCAGCTCAAGGTTTTTGCCAAGATGTGAATATTTGGGATACCTTTTTGGATAAGGCAAAGGATCCGGTTTGCTTTTGTAAGTAGCTTTTTCAGGAATAGGGTAAGGACTCTCTACTTTGAGTTTGAAATCGCTCATAAAGAAAAGATGATCCCATAATTTGTGCCTGAAATCTTCTACGTTCCTGAGATGTGGGTTCAGGAACCCCATTAACTCAATTACAACATGCGCCTGCTCCTGGCGCTCTTTCGGGTCTTCAATGGTTAATACATAATCAACCATTTTCTGAATATGCCTCCCATACTCACGCATAACAAGGTAACTTCTTGATGTGTTATACTCCATATCTGTGTCTTGCATTGATGCCATAGTAGGCAAATGTAATAAAGGTTTTGATTGTATGCGCTTTTTTATGGACCGGGCATTTAGTTAAAAAGCGGCTTTTGTTGCGTCGCACACTTGTACGAAAGAATATTTTTCAGCTAAAAGTGATAGGCTACATAAATAACCAAGTGTATAAGTGAGTGACACAACCATTGTTGCCATAACAATAAGACGCTGGTTCCCAAAAAATAACCGGCTACCTGGTAGCCGGTTATTGAACGAATTAATAATACATTAATTATTTAGGCGCAGTAAAGTTTTTAAGTAATTCTTCTTTGGTTACCACTTTTACTTTCGAGCTGTCTTTTAGCTGTTTGCTTACCACATCATAGGGTGCAGTTACAATTTCTTCTCCTGCCTTTAAGCCTTCAAGCACCTGTATGTAATTGATATCCTGGATGTCTGTCTTTACAGGTCTTTTACGCACTATGCCATCTTTTTGAACAACAAAAACAACTTCCGTTATATCGTCATCAGCAGATGCAGATTCAGTTTTGTTTTCATCTTTATTTTTATCTGCAGCATCAAGATTTTTACCTTCATTTTTGTCTCTTGTTGTTACGGCATTCAATGGCACTGTTAAAACATTCTTATTTGTTTTTGTTTGTATATCCGCACTGGCACTCATATTTGGGCGAAAAGGAAATGGCTGCCCTTTTACGATAAGATCTTTGTAACTATCGGGCTGCAATCTTATATGCACCTGGTAATTGGTAACCTGTGTTGAGCTTGAAGTGGATGTAAGTGCATTGGTTACCGGGTTGGCAATTTTAAAAACAATGCCTTTAAATTTACGGTTGTTAAATGCATCTATTTCAATTAACGCAGTGTCGCCCAGCTTTACTTTTGGTATATCGTTCTCACCTACATCTACCTGCACTTCTATACTTGAAAGATCTGCAATACGCATCATTTCTGTACCCACATTAAAGCTGTTGCCCGCAACGCGTTCACCTTTCTTAACACTCAAGAGGCTTACAACGCCATCCATTGGTGCAGTAATGGTTGCACGGCTAACATCTTTTTGCGCTCTGGTAAGACTGGCCATTGCACTTTGTACGCCGGCTTTATTAGCCTTTACACTTTGTGTTGCTGCATCATAGTTAGCTTTTGCAGACAACCATGCCTGCTGGGCCTGCTCAAATTCTGATGCGGAGATCACTTTCTGGTCGAGCAATGTTTTCTGTCGTTTGTAGCTTGCTTCTGTTTGATCTAATGTAGCTTTCAAGGCTCCTAGCTGTGCAGATGAATTTGCAGCCTGCGCTTCTGATTGCGAAACAACGGCGGCGGCTTGGTCTCTTTGAGAAGCATAGATATCTCCATAAATGTTGGCAAGTACCTGGCCCTTTCTTACGGTATCTCCTTCTGCGACATTAAGGGCAACAATTTCGCCTGAAATATCAGGGCTTACTTTTACTTCCACTTCGGGAAATACTTTGCCACTGGCTGTTACGATCTCGGTAATATTCCTTATAGCAGCTTTTTCAGTAGCAACCTTTATACCCTCATCATTCCCTCCAATAACACCCGCCTTGCTTAAACCTATCAGTGCTACTACAAGCACTACAAGTATAATGATGATCCATTTTAGTTTCTTGCTCATATATAAGTTTTCTCGTTTTGGTAATTATAATTTTATGCCCTGACCTTTATAAAATTCCAGGACTTTCATTTTAAAGACATAATCATACTGGTTGGCAACCTGCTGCAGTTTTGCCCGTTGCAGGTTGTTCTGGTTAGTTAAGAGATCAATAGTTGAGAGTAATCCCACTTCATATCTTTTGGAAGCAAAATCATAAGCTTTTTGTGCAGAGGCCACGCTCTTTATCCCTGCATTATATTTTTGTAAAGAAGCCATTGCATTTGCGTATGCATTATAAATATTTGATTGCAATGTCTGATCGCTCTGTTCTTTTTGCAATTGCAAATTTTTGAGGTCTAATTTTGAGCGTTCGTAATTTAAGCGATAACTCCCGTTATTGAAAATAGGTATTGTTAAGCCTATACCTACGCTCTGGTTGAAATTTGCATCAATTTGTTTGAAGAACTTTGTCTTACTGTATAATGGATTATATATAGGAGAAACAACGCCATAATCTATACCTCCGATAGTTACTTTTCCGACGGTATCATTTGAAATGGTATAGCCTGTTAGACCGAAATTTTGATTGTTGTATGTAGTGCCCAAAGAATAAAATGCACTAATGGAAGGGTACATTAAAGCTCTGTTTGATTTAATTGTCTTTTCTGCACTTTTTAGTCTCAGCTCATTTACTTTTTGCTGAGGTTGTGTAGTAAGAGCCAATTTGTACACGAGATCGGGTTGCAATTCTGCAATTGGCTCTAAAGGGATGCTTTCAACAGCAGGGGTGGCCACATCAAATGGTGCAGCCATGTCTATATTTAATAAAGCCTTTAAATACAGCACATTTTGTTCAAAATTTGTTCTGGATGTAATAAGATTACTGCTATCTGTTGCAAGCTGTGATTCAAGCTCTGCTAGATTAAGCTCTGGCAATGCACCTGCATCTACCTTTTTCTTTGTTACATCATACTGTGCTTTTGTTTGTGCGATTTGCACCTCATTGATCTTTATTTGTTCATTTGATGCAAGCACATTCAAATAATAAGATGCCACGTTTAATGCTATATCATTTGCAGCTCTTTCAATATCTGCCAATGCAGCCTTTGCATTAAAATCTGCTGCGGCCTGTGCATTTTTTAGCCGGCCCCAGTTGTATATCTGCGCGCCGCCCTGTAATTGGTATTGATTAAAAAAGAAATTAGTAGTAGTAAACTGGTTAGTTGTGGGATCAATGGAGCGGCCAAATTGTTCACCTACATTTCCGGTAAAAGAGGCGGTTGGCCATTGGTTTAGTTTTGCCTGCTTTAGTTGTAAGGCCGCTATGCGTGCCTGAACATCTGCCTGTTTTACGGAAATGTTATTTATCATGGCGTAGCCCACAAGTCGCCTGAGGTCCCATTTCTCCTGTGCAAATAATGAAGCGGGAACTGTTATTAGCAGTATTCCCAAAAATCTTTTTAGCATATAACAAAAATAATTGAATCAGTTTTTCCCGTAAGCCTGTTTTTAGATGAACGGAAACTTAGGCTGTTATTAGGCTCTTTTCATCACTCCATTTCTTTAATAGCTTCAAAACCTCTTTCAAGATCACTAATTATATAGTCTGCATCTTCAAGCCCGCAATATAAACGCAACATGCGGTGTTCTTCACTTGCAGCTATAAACTTTTCCGGCTTTATACTTGCACATCGTGGAATAATAAGTGATTCATGGCCGCCCCAGCTTACAGCCATTAATATATGTTGTAGCGAATTACAAAACATTTCAATGGTTGCAATATTTTTTGCTTTGATGATAAAAGTAAGTAAGCCACATCCACCCTGCATTTGCTTTTTGGCAAGTTCATACTGCACAAAGTTTTTATCAAGTGGAAATATCACCTTTTCAACACGATCATGCATTTGAAGATATTCAACAATTTTTGCGGTTGTAGCTGTTATTCGTTCCAAACGTGCAGGTAATGTACGCAGGCCTCTTATTAATAACCATGCATTAAAAGGTTGAATGCCGCTGCCAATATTTAAATATTCACTATTAAAAATTTTCTGGATCATATTGCTGCCCCCACTTAATACACCTGCAACTGTATCACTATGGCCTGCTATATATTTGGTTGCAGACTGCAATACAAGATCAATTCCATATTCTATTGGTCTTTGATATAATGGTGTACAATAACTGTTGTCGCAAATGGTAATAATATTATGTTTCTTGGCTAATGTTGCAACAGCTTCCAGATCCTGTAATTCATAGCTCCAGCTATTGGGTGTTTCAAGGTAATAGATCGATGTATTATCTTTCGTTACTGCAATAAAATTTTCAATCTTCGTACCGTCAATATATGTAACAGAAACATTGAAGCGTGGCAATATTTCGTCAAACATTTTTTTTGCCCACGTATAAGGGTTGCGCACACTTACAATATGATCACCACTTTTTACATTGGCAAGCGCTGCGGCAAATATGGCTGCAGCCCCGCTGTTGAAAACAAGACAATCTTCTGCAGCATCCAGTGCTGCAAGTTTTTTTCTTAGAATTTCTACCGTGGGGTTTAGGCCGCGGCTGTATAGCCATGTTGAATATTCATCTTCGAAGCTCTTTCTAAGATCATCCACTTTTTTAAAAGCAAAGTTGCTGGTTTGCATAATAGGCGGCGCTACAGCCCTGAAATAATCATCACGGTCCTCGGCATATTCATTAATGATAAAGGAAATATTAAGATCGTTCATAAGCGTAAAAATAGTTATAGCGTATGCAATCAAAAGAAATTTTTATAAGTCGGCTTTATGTTCTTTTGGCATCGCCGGTTGTGTCACTCACTTGTACGCTTTATTCTTTGATCGACAGTCAACTGTCGATAGCTTTCCTTAACGTACAAGCGTGCGACGCAACGATGTTTAATAGTATTACTGCTGCCGGGCTCATAATAAATTACTCGAAAATGCAGCGTGCAATATTGAAACAAAAAAATAATAAGCTTAATCAATCTTTCTTTTTGAAATCTCCGCGTTTCCATGCATCAATAAATTCGGCCCATGCAAAAGGATTAAAAAGATTGATTGGCGGCTGCTGGCCCTGGTAATAGTATTTTTGTGTTTGCTTCCTGATATTAGCATTCACTGCTTCGCGGCCATCTGCAGGCAATGCAGCAATAAGTGCACGGCGTGTAGCTTCATCATTATTCTGGCGGGCTATTTCTATCTGGTCTGCGGGCACATCTGCATTTACAAAATCGCGTTCAAACTGGGAGCGTGTGGGCCTTGGTTTAAGAATAGTGGCGGGCAAATAAGCAGTATCGCTTACCATTAATTGTATAACACTATATTGATTGCCTTTCAAATTATCGGGGAT
Coding sequences within it:
- a CDS encoding DUF4290 domain-containing protein, which encodes MASMQDTDMEYNTSRSYLVMREYGRHIQKMVDYVLTIEDPKERQEQAHVVIELMGFLNPHLRNVEDFRHKLWDHLFFMSDFKLKVESPYPIPEKATYKSKPDPLPYPKRYPKYSHLGKNLELVVNKALKEENPEKKAGFANAIAYYMKLAYSNWHKELVHDDAIRSEMNTITGGQLEFSNTPYIKHRNQNFERDDYSSRGGGRGGDRDRGGRQQSYMGGRSNGGRSTGGRDSRDSRDNRGGGSNRSNGGRDMRDNRGGGDKRNNNRNQGFKKRF
- a CDS encoding efflux RND transporter periplasmic adaptor subunit; this translates as MSKKLKWIIIILVVLVVALIGLSKAGVIGGNDEGIKVATEKAAIRNITEIVTASGKVFPEVEVKVSPDISGEIVALNVAEGDTVRKGQVLANIYGDIYASQRDQAAAVVSQSEAQAANSSAQLGALKATLDQTEASYKRQKTLLDQKVISASEFEQAQQAWLSAKANYDAATQSVKANKAGVQSAMASLTRAQKDVSRATITAPMDGVVSLLSVKKGERVAGNSFNVGTEMMRIADLSSIEVQVDVGENDIPKVKLGDTALIEIDAFNNRKFKGIVFKIANPVTNALTSTSSSTQVTNYQVHIRLQPDSYKDLIVKGQPFPFRPNMSASADIQTKTNKNVLTVPLNAVTTRDKNEGKNLDAADKNKDENKTESASADDDITEVVFVVQKDGIVRKRPVKTDIQDINYIQVLEGLKAGEEIVTAPYDVVSKQLKDSSKVKVVTKEELLKNFTAPK
- a CDS encoding alpha-2-macroglobulin family protein — protein: MSSSLSLLLLIILFSCNTKPKLAEVDPAFSQYIDSYTSGVVSKKNTVRIQLASDASVTHTLNEVVKDALFTFSPAVDGKAYWVDTRTIEFKPDKDLSADQLYEVSFKLGKVMNVPSKFETFTFNVQTIKPSFEVQDNGLHSNSKNNMTLSGTLSTADVEESAKVEKLLSASVNDKALNIAWQHNEANKTHEFTINNIERANSAATLLLNWNGDALGVKDFTGNKEIVVPAIGDFRVLEIKAIQEEEQYALIQFSDPIAVGQALDGLINISNNESISYTILGSEVKVYTSDKLDGNYTINVLEGIENQWGDKLEKAFTANVFFENRLPAVKIQGRGSILPNSTGKLVLPFEATDLKAVDVSIIKIYENNVAQFLQDNKLNGESNLRKVGTPLVQATIKLDNDQSLNLHKTNKFSLDLDKYIRTEPGAIYRVYIGFRPEYSLYTCANMGKDDEDDYDYYYTSDEDNEVDEESAFWRRYDDYYPYGYNWQQRDNPCHQSYYNKERFASRNILATNIGLTAKRGNDNSLFVSANNIITTESLKNVELQVLDYQQQIIAKGTTDGDGLAMLQLKRKPYLLVAKSGNEKSYLKLDDGSSLPLSRFDVSGDEIKNGIKAFIFGERGVWRPGDSLFLSCIVDDKDNKLPADHPIEMELLSPKGQLYKKIVQTNANDGFNVFRTATDVDAPTGNWICRVKLGGATFEKKLKIETVMPNRLKIDLNFGNADALGENVTTAGTLTAKWLFGATAQNLKAKVDAQLYKRTTSFPKFKDYVFDDPTSSFTPQSKTIFDGTLSAEGTAPVNPKFEVGEDAPGQLLANLMVKVFEPGGNFSIDNISMPFNPYSSYVGVHVPEGDKTWGFLLSGKTHKFDIADVDTKGSPTNGSTRLEVQLYKIRWNWWWDNSGDDLSNFTQNEYNKLIRKDTLNISNGKGFYNVHFDEDDWGRYLVLIKDTRSGHTTGSTFYVDDYGWQSRGDNNDPSAAAMLSFTADKETYNVGDDVQLTIPTSKDGKALISIESGSKVLKTYQVKTTQGQTKFSFKADASMSPNIYVNVSLIQPHAQTVNDLPIRMYGVIPIMVEDKSTILKPVIRMADAIRPEQKSTITVSEASNKNMTYVIAIVDEGLLDLTHFKTPNPHDAFYAKEALGVKSWDVYDDVIGAWGAELQRILTIGGDAEAELASKTRRANRFKPVVQFMGPFKLNGGSKTHEFTLPPYMGSVKAMVIAAGDNAYGMAEKAVTVKKPLMLLATMPRVLGPNEELKIPVTVFATDNNIHYVSLSLQSNPFIQAGGTQNISFSGTGEQLVYFTAKVKPNTGIGKVKIVATAGKEQSVTEVEIDIRNPNPPITQVTEATLQAGQSWNSNVAMIGDASSSKVTLEISSIPAINLAKRLDYLIQYPHGCIEQTTSSVFPQLVLNQLMDLDEQDKVRIDANIRAGLGKLSNFQQSDGGFSYWPGGDNSDEWGTNYAGNFLLEASARGYVVSSSMLQAWKVYERNKAVAWNVTSAPWYGTDLMQSYRLYLLALAKAPELGAMNRLKEFKFLTPEAKWRLAAAYQLVGQSKVALQLISGLSTNFPKRDYTGITFGSDLRDQAMVLETLTLMNRKAEGEQLVRTVANKLSQDDWYSTQTTAYALIAIAKFSGNNKDEKKIIATGNAGTQKLNINSGSVVSQTNIAWQNNKGAVQLTNKGSNTLYVRIINEGKPLSNDTIPVVNNPNILFVSVNYLNTAGQSIDISKVKQGTDFMAKVTIKNPGLRGTYTEMALTQIFPSGWEILNTRLYNSEGAYQSSPSDYMDIRDDRVYHYFDLKQNETLTYYVQLNAAYPGKYFWPGVYAEAMYDHTISGGVRGKWVEVQE
- a CDS encoding DUF4926 domain-containing protein, translated to MKQYQIVELLVDLNPVIKKGMIGVILEIWNNENFEAEFLDYEGFNYTYNGNATFPLNIKDVRLL